The Cystobacter fuscus DSM 2262 genome window below encodes:
- a CDS encoding MDR family MFS transporter — translation MSTLTATAPATMPGERIDYASTLTPRTKALVLAGVMLALFLAALDQTIVTTALPRIVSELQGMEFFAWTSTSYLLASTTLIPIYGKLSDSLGRKTIILAGIAIFLVGSVLCGLADSMLALVVYRGIQGMGAAAITSTAFAVPADLFVPSERARYQGIFGTVFAVSSIVGPLLGGTLTDTVGWRWVFFINLPLGAIAVAFIWLKMPRLHSGVASKVDWLGALLLIVATVPFLLTLRGDRPLAAWLSPGVLGMLALSLVGLVLFIVVERRTPHAIIPFTLFRNRVFSLVSLASVCNGAAFFSALLFLSILAVNGLGATAREAGIAMMPLTAAVVPTSLVTARWVSRTGRYKVVIVSGFVLMCLSLFLLGRLTAESTLWDIGVCTFIFGCGMGPLQPMLTLSVQNAVELHQVGTATAGRQFFQQLGQALGSAVFGLILTASVTHSLTDSLRPVREQVPVALQQRFDAWFDTERIRKGGGTQEGASQDQGPAGGGLTAEVHARYDALRREPGANQAALEQEEARMLEAVHAGERAVRASFVQGVTHVFGWSLLVGLFALLLAVFTREIPLRKTNRPATPVASE, via the coding sequence ATGAGCACCCTGACCGCCACCGCCCCCGCGACGATGCCCGGCGAGCGCATCGACTACGCGAGCACACTCACCCCCCGCACCAAGGCGCTCGTCCTGGCCGGCGTGATGCTGGCCCTGTTCCTGGCCGCGCTCGATCAAACGATCGTCACCACGGCCCTGCCGCGCATCGTCTCCGAGCTCCAGGGCATGGAGTTCTTCGCGTGGACCTCGACGTCCTACCTGCTCGCCAGCACCACCCTGATACCCATCTACGGCAAGCTCTCGGACAGCCTCGGCCGGAAGACCATCATCCTCGCGGGCATCGCCATCTTCCTCGTGGGCTCGGTGTTGTGCGGCCTGGCGGACTCCATGCTCGCGCTGGTGGTGTACCGGGGCATCCAGGGCATGGGAGCGGCGGCCATCACCTCCACCGCCTTCGCCGTCCCGGCGGACCTGTTCGTTCCCTCCGAGCGGGCCCGTTACCAGGGCATCTTCGGCACGGTGTTCGCCGTGTCCAGCATCGTCGGCCCGCTGCTCGGGGGCACGCTCACCGACACGGTGGGCTGGCGCTGGGTGTTCTTCATCAACCTGCCGCTGGGTGCCATCGCGGTCGCGTTCATCTGGCTCAAGATGCCGCGTCTGCACAGCGGCGTGGCCAGCAAGGTGGACTGGCTCGGCGCCCTGCTGCTCATCGTCGCGACGGTGCCCTTCCTGCTCACGCTCCGGGGTGATCGGCCGCTCGCGGCGTGGCTGTCGCCCGGGGTGCTCGGGATGCTCGCCCTGTCGCTCGTGGGGCTCGTGCTGTTCATCGTCGTGGAGCGGCGCACCCCGCATGCCATCATCCCGTTCACGCTGTTCCGCAACCGCGTGTTCTCGCTGGTGAGCCTGGCGTCGGTGTGCAACGGCGCGGCGTTCTTCTCCGCCCTGCTCTTCCTGTCGATCCTCGCCGTCAATGGACTGGGGGCCACGGCGAGGGAGGCGGGCATCGCGATGATGCCGCTCACCGCCGCCGTGGTGCCGACGTCGCTCGTGACGGCGCGCTGGGTGAGCCGCACGGGACGCTACAAGGTGGTCATCGTGAGCGGCTTCGTGTTGATGTGCCTGAGCCTGTTCCTGCTCGGCCGGCTCACGGCGGAGAGCACCCTCTGGGACATTGGCGTGTGCACCTTCATCTTCGGCTGCGGCATGGGCCCCCTGCAGCCGATGCTCACCCTGTCCGTCCAGAACGCCGTGGAGCTCCACCAGGTGGGCACCGCCACGGCCGGGCGGCAGTTCTTCCAGCAGCTCGGGCAGGCCCTGGGCAGCGCCGTCTTCGGCCTCATCCTCACCGCCTCGGTGACGCATTCGCTCACGGACTCGCTCCGGCCCGTGCGTGAGCAGGTCCCCGTGGCCCTGCAGCAGCGGTTCGATGCCTGGTTCGACACCGAGCGCATCCGCAAGGGCGGCGGCACGCAGGAGGGTGCCAGTCAGGACCAGGGCCCGGCGGGTGGAGGCCTCACGGCCGAGGTGCATGCCCGTTATGACGCCCTCCGGCGCGAGCCTGGCGCCAACCAGGCGGCCCTCGAGCAGGAGGAAGCACGGATGCTCGAGGCCGTCCATGCCGGAGAGCGCGCGGTCCGCGCCTCGTTCGTCCAGGGCGTGACCCACGTCTTCGGCTGGTCGCTGCTCGTGGGCCTGTTCGCGCTGCTGCTCGCCGTGTTCACGCGGGAGATTCCCCTGCGCAAGACGAACCGTCCCGCGACTCCGGTCGCGAGCGAGTAG